One Pecten maximus chromosome 16, xPecMax1.1, whole genome shotgun sequence DNA window includes the following coding sequences:
- the LOC117314644 gene encoding uncharacterized protein LOC117314644 has product MDSCSRLILYVCFLLVSSVNRLDALRYGPKTTVGGSDPNGLTTGTRQGFAFGGFGVDALCALCIRMNNYQCYLRYCSGGSGSFRNTGRGSGGLAQVVPWNPTCAMCVTDSCRRLWCASGVGRIGIPTGTVNGLGGGLGPGTGYTGYGAYSVANRYALSIPTYPKSGNYGKSY; this is encoded by the exons ATGGACTCTTGTTCCCGTCTGATTTTGTATGTTTGCTTCCTCCTTGTATCGTCAGTAAACAGACTGGACGCCCTCAGATATGGACCCAAAACAACAG ttGGTGGATCCGATCCAAATGGGCTTACAACCGGTACGAGACAAGGTTTCGCCTTTGGGGGATTTGGAGTGGACGCCTTATGTGCTCTGTGTATACGAATGAATAACTATCAATGCTATTTGAGATACTGTTCCGGCGGAAGCGGATCCTTTAGAAATACCGGACGAGGATCCGGAGGTTTAGCTCAGGTTGTGCCTTGGAATCCTACCTGTGCCATGTGTGTGACAGACTCTTGTAGAAGACTGTGGTGTGCAAGCGGGGTCGGCCGTATAGGTATACCTACAGGAACAGTCAATGGACTGGGTGGTGGTCTTGGACCAGGGACTGGTTATACAGGTTACGGTGCGTATAGTGTGGCAAATAGATACGCATTGTCTATACCAACATATCCGAAATCTGGTAATTATGGTAAAAGTTATTAA